Proteins co-encoded in one Flavivirga eckloniae genomic window:
- a CDS encoding TetR/AcrR family transcriptional regulator, giving the protein MLKTVKHDAKADFLLEKGIEILWSKGYNATSVNDIVKAADVPKGSFYFYFNSKEDFAVKAIDKYFDAHFGPSRDILRDTSIAPKQRLLNFYEHRLHMLKEEMNCKKGCMACNLSSEMAEHNENIRTAILAKAQMIISSITEVIQEAQDLGEIKNTTKAEVLAAFIEDAGKGSMISMKETKSAEPIDNFRIMVNEILFR; this is encoded by the coding sequence ATGCTTAAAACTGTTAAACACGATGCTAAAGCAGACTTCCTTTTAGAAAAAGGAATAGAGATTCTGTGGAGTAAAGGGTATAATGCTACCAGTGTTAACGATATTGTTAAAGCAGCCGATGTACCAAAAGGGTCGTTTTATTTTTATTTCAACTCTAAGGAAGATTTTGCTGTAAAGGCTATAGATAAATATTTTGATGCTCATTTTGGACCTTCAAGAGATATTTTAAGAGACACCTCTATTGCTCCCAAACAACGTCTTTTAAATTTTTACGAGCATAGATTACACATGCTAAAAGAAGAAATGAATTGCAAAAAGGGATGTATGGCTTGTAATCTTAGTAGTGAAATGGCGGAACATAATGAAAACATAAGAACGGCTATATTAGCAAAAGCGCAAATGATAATATCGTCAATTACAGAAGTTATACAGGAAGCCCAGGATTTAGGAGAAATAAAGAATACGACAAAAGCAGAAGTTCTTGCCGCTTTTATTGAGGATGCAGGAAAAGGGTCGATGATTAGTATGAAAGAAACAAAAAGTGCAGAACCAATTGATAATTTTAGGATTATGGTTAACGAAATATTATTTCGATAA
- a CDS encoding cupredoxin domain-containing protein — MKKIISILVIALAFTINTNAQSTVKTVSLEQTKGEFTQKALTLSEGSYVFEIFNNHAAKEVGLVLVPKGKDASKPENHIKTAYVTAVVKDGKVEKSNVTKLTKGEYVYFCPLNPTPQYTLTVK, encoded by the coding sequence ATGAAAAAAATCATTTCAATTTTAGTAATAGCATTGGCATTCACAATAAATACTAATGCACAGAGTACAGTAAAAACAGTATCGCTAGAGCAAACAAAAGGAGAGTTTACTCAAAAAGCATTAACATTAAGCGAAGGATCTTATGTTTTTGAAATATTTAACAACCATGCTGCTAAAGAGGTAGGCTTAGTGTTAGTACCAAAAGGTAAAGATGCCAGTAAACCAGAGAATCATATAAAAACAGCATATGTAACAGCAGTTGTTAAAGATGGTAAGGTTGAAAAAAGTAATGTTACTAAGTTAACAAAAGGAGAGTATGTTTATTTCTGTCCGTTAAACCCAACGCCACAATACACCCTTACAGTAAAGTAG
- a CDS encoding carboxymuconolactone decarboxylase family protein produces MSTFNVPKREEVSENNQAIFDNLNKALGFVPNLYATYAHSDTALENYLTFSNAKTSLSAKEKEVVNLAVSEVNQCVYCLSAHTAIGKMNGFTDEQILELRAGYASFDHKLNALAQLAKNITENRGKTEAAVLENFFNAGYSKGNLVDTISLVGDKTISNYLHQTTQIPVDFPVAQPLETVAG; encoded by the coding sequence ATGAGCACATTTAATGTACCAAAAAGAGAAGAAGTAAGCGAAAACAATCAAGCTATTTTCGATAATTTAAACAAAGCATTAGGTTTTGTACCAAACTTATACGCTACCTATGCACATAGCGATACGGCGTTAGAGAATTATTTAACCTTTTCGAATGCAAAAACATCATTATCTGCAAAAGAAAAAGAAGTGGTTAATTTAGCTGTAAGCGAAGTAAACCAATGTGTTTACTGTTTATCTGCGCATACTGCCATTGGAAAAATGAACGGATTTACCGACGAGCAAATCTTAGAATTAAGAGCAGGATATGCATCATTCGATCATAAATTAAACGCTTTAGCGCAATTAGCAAAAAACATAACAGAAAACAGAGGTAAGACTGAGGCGGCAGTTTTAGAAAATTTCTTTAACGCAGGGTATAGCAAAGGAAATTTAGTAGACACAATTTCTTTAGTTGGTGATAAAACAATTTCGAATTACTTACACCAAACAACACAAATACCTGTAGATTTCCCGGTAGCACAACCATTGGAAACTGTAGCAGGGTAA
- a CDS encoding helix-turn-helix domain-containing protein yields the protein MTQVFSEFSTDAILKVGNESLLESYKKTKQVELFMFIRTKDSKAEIVVDSIPFSIEPHSVLALTNVQYLQFVEGEDLIVYQFNREFYCIKDHDREVGCAGLLFFGNEHMPLIHLNEKERGKFNILHEIFVDELETKDNIQAEMLRMLMARFIIKSTRILKAKDNAETVPGVKDSKVELLRSFNVLVESHFRKEHSVGFYADKLFKSPKTLSNTFAKLNTSPLKIIHERLILESKRLLVYTDKTAKEIAFEIGFEDASHLSRLFKKHTSLSPSDFKKQLKSAS from the coding sequence ATGACACAAGTATTCTCTGAGTTTTCCACCGACGCTATTTTAAAAGTAGGCAATGAGTCGCTTTTAGAATCGTATAAAAAAACTAAGCAAGTAGAACTATTTATGTTTATTAGAACCAAAGATTCTAAAGCAGAAATAGTAGTAGACAGTATTCCTTTCTCTATAGAACCTCATAGCGTTTTGGCATTAACTAATGTTCAATATTTGCAATTTGTTGAGGGCGAGGACTTAATTGTATACCAATTTAACAGGGAATTTTATTGCATTAAAGACCATGACCGGGAGGTGGGTTGCGCAGGTTTACTATTTTTCGGGAATGAACATATGCCTCTTATTCATTTAAACGAAAAGGAACGGGGCAAATTTAATATACTTCATGAGATATTTGTTGATGAGTTAGAAACCAAGGATAACATTCAGGCAGAAATGCTGCGAATGCTTATGGCAAGATTTATTATTAAAAGCACGCGTATACTTAAGGCTAAGGATAATGCCGAAACTGTACCAGGAGTTAAAGATTCAAAAGTAGAATTATTAAGAAGCTTTAATGTTCTGGTTGAATCTCATTTTAGAAAAGAGCACAGCGTGGGCTTCTATGCAGATAAGCTCTTTAAATCACCAAAAACTTTATCCAATACATTTGCGAAATTAAATACGAGTCCGTTAAAGATTATTCACGAACGTCTTATTCTTGAATCAAAACGCTTATTGGTCTACACCGATAAAACAGCCAAAGAAATTGCTTTTGAAATTGGTTTCGAAGACGCTTCACATTTAAGCAGGTTGTTTAAAAAACACACCTCGCTATCCCCATCAGATTTTAAAAAACAGCTTAAATCTGCTTCTTAG
- a CDS encoding integrase core domain-containing protein, with product MPWKATTTMEQKIEFICEWRTGKYTITELCKNFEISRPTAYKLISRFENQGYDGLKEQSRAPREHPNATGENIVKAIIKLKAKYPRWGAKKIRILLFNDFNKEIVPSVVTVHNILKKNGLVCPQKRMRRVKPVFPIFDPKSCNEVWSADYKGKFLMGNKIYCHPLTIADSKSRFLFTAKGHYKENLKSAKTEFTKVFRKYGMPKQIHTDNGSPFGSVRAIQRYTQLSYWFIELGITPVFSDPAHPEQNGRHERMHRDLKAACARPSAYDLKAQQRRLNHFVKEYNHIRPHEALGMKTPASVHNFETRPFPEKTPLFDYDLDHKVLKVTQNGAIRWRSYYWVYLTSALKGKYVGIQNLGNGIWKVFYRNVFLGFFNENELRNKKTNIRLETNLV from the coding sequence ATGCCTTGGAAAGCAACTACAACTATGGAACAAAAAATTGAATTTATCTGTGAATGGAGAACTGGGAAATATACCATCACAGAATTATGCAAAAACTTTGAAATCTCAAGACCAACAGCCTACAAGCTGATTTCCAGATTCGAAAATCAAGGTTATGACGGTCTAAAAGAGCAGTCAAGAGCACCCAGGGAACATCCTAACGCTACGGGTGAGAATATTGTTAAAGCTATTATTAAATTAAAGGCTAAATATCCACGTTGGGGAGCTAAAAAAATCAGAATACTTTTGTTTAACGATTTCAATAAAGAAATAGTTCCTTCTGTGGTTACTGTCCACAACATACTCAAGAAAAATGGTCTGGTCTGTCCTCAAAAACGAATGAGAAGGGTCAAACCTGTGTTCCCTATTTTCGACCCCAAATCATGTAATGAAGTATGGAGTGCAGATTATAAAGGAAAGTTTTTAATGGGCAATAAGATCTATTGTCACCCGCTAACCATTGCAGATTCCAAAAGTCGTTTTTTGTTTACGGCTAAAGGGCATTATAAGGAAAACTTAAAGTCTGCTAAAACTGAGTTTACAAAGGTCTTTAGAAAGTATGGTATGCCTAAACAAATCCATACAGATAACGGTAGCCCCTTTGGTTCTGTAAGAGCCATCCAACGCTATACCCAACTCTCTTATTGGTTTATTGAACTTGGGATTACCCCTGTGTTTTCTGACCCTGCCCACCCTGAGCAAAACGGAAGGCACGAACGCATGCACCGTGACTTAAAGGCGGCATGTGCCAGACCTTCTGCTTATGATCTAAAAGCCCAACAACGCAGATTAAACCATTTTGTAAAGGAATATAATCACATAAGACCCCATGAGGCTTTAGGCATGAAAACACCCGCTTCTGTCCATAATTTTGAGACCAGACCTTTTCCCGAAAAAACACCTCTCTTTGATTATGATTTAGACCATAAAGTTCTTAAAGTAACTCAAAACGGAGCTATCAGATGGAGGTCCTATTATTGGGTATATTTAACAAGTGCTCTAAAAGGTAAATATGTAGGAATCCAAAATCTTGGTAACGGTATTTGGAAAGTGTTTTACAGAAACGTATTTTTAGGTTTCTTTAATGAAAATGAATTAAGAAATAAAAAAACTAACATAAGGTTAGAAACTAATTTAGTGTAA
- a CDS encoding tail fiber protein, with the protein MRKIILSIALLGITFGMNSQNQTIGLNYSFGFNPDNDNFTYNGASLGNYALGWYMLTSSAEARLSGYGGIKLFTNKNPRLTISYNGNVGIGTINPDMKLTVKGNIHAEEVKIDLNVPAPDYVFKKDYYLRSIEEVEDFIKENSHLPEIPSAKEFEQNGIMQAEMDMNLLKKIEELTLYTIQQEKKINKLEKENESLKLLATQFEALQKRLEKLENSK; encoded by the coding sequence ATGAGGAAAATAATATTATCAATTGCTCTATTAGGAATTACTTTCGGAATGAATTCACAAAATCAAACCATTGGATTGAATTACTCTTTTGGCTTTAATCCTGATAATGATAATTTTACTTACAACGGAGCATCTTTAGGGAATTACGCTTTAGGTTGGTATATGCTTACAAGTAGTGCTGAAGCTAGATTATCAGGTTATGGAGGGATTAAGCTTTTCACGAATAAGAATCCTAGGTTAACAATATCTTATAACGGTAATGTAGGAATCGGAACAATAAATCCAGATATGAAATTAACTGTAAAAGGAAACATCCACGCAGAGGAAGTAAAAATTGACTTAAATGTTCCTGCTCCTGATTACGTTTTCAAAAAAGACTATTATCTTAGAAGTATAGAAGAAGTAGAAGATTTCATCAAAGAAAACAGTCATCTACCAGAAATCCCATCAGCTAAGGAATTTGAACAAAATGGGATAATGCAAGCAGAAATGGATATGAATCTTCTCAAAAAAATCGAGGAATTAACCTTGTACACGATTCAACAAGAAAAGAAAATCAATAAACTTGAAAAAGAGAACGAATCTTTAAAACTTTTAGCTACCCAGTTCGAGGCATTACAAAAAAGACTAGAAAAATTAGAAAACTCCAAGTAA
- a CDS encoding adenylate kinase family protein, with protein sequence MKKGDIIEIEGSRSKANLICTSIVREDINEYGFFLITDNSFNKSVNELSVLGYKYLDTNSDLINSISHLDKTQFYTSIRYDLLQIPIKLLIENSKTVGYVNLHPKFYPRPNYRRTIQELGEIEEVKFERIKKKGSVSNLDNTIYNSYPITEITLNSSMNIIIITGPPYSGKGTQCDELVKDHDLVHISTGDHIRNEKENQTELGKIMSDYDEKGELVPDEIMKKLLDKLIEENKHASGIILDGYPRTIPQVEDLVKVLSERELSINSIISIEVPRDELLIRAKKRAETSTREDDKNPETHYKRIRVFEELTKPTIEYMKKKFQVKTFDGMGAIEEITERIKASM encoded by the coding sequence ATGAAAAAAGGAGACATTATTGAAATAGAAGGGTCAAGAAGTAAGGCAAACTTGATTTGTACCTCAATAGTGAGAGAAGATATAAATGAGTATGGTTTCTTTCTTATTACTGATAATTCGTTTAATAAAAGCGTAAATGAACTTAGCGTTCTTGGCTATAAATATCTAGATACAAATTCCGATTTAATCAACTCCATAAGTCATCTTGACAAAACACAATTCTATACATCTATAAGATATGATTTGTTACAAATACCTATCAAGCTGCTAATAGAAAATTCTAAAACTGTAGGTTACGTAAATCTTCATCCTAAATTCTATCCAAGACCAAATTATAGAAGAACGATTCAAGAATTGGGTGAAATAGAAGAAGTTAAGTTCGAACGTATAAAAAAGAAAGGAAGTGTTTCAAATCTTGATAATACAATTTACAATTCTTATCCTATAACTGAAATAACTTTAAACAGCTCAATGAATATAATTATAATAACTGGACCTCCATATTCTGGAAAAGGAACTCAATGTGATGAATTAGTTAAAGACCATGACTTAGTTCACATCTCAACTGGTGACCACATAAGAAACGAAAAAGAAAACCAAACTGAGCTTGGAAAAATAATGTCTGATTATGATGAGAAAGGAGAACTTGTACCAGACGAAATAATGAAAAAGTTGCTTGATAAACTCATCGAAGAAAACAAACATGCTTCAGGAATAATTTTAGATGGCTATCCACGAACGATTCCTCAAGTAGAGGACTTGGTTAAAGTGTTGTCGGAAAGAGAATTGTCTATTAATTCAATAATCAGCATAGAAGTACCTAGAGATGAACTTTTAATCCGTGCTAAAAAAAGAGCTGAAACATCAACAAGAGAAGATGACAAAAACCCAGAGACACATTACAAAAGAATAAGAGTATTTGAAGAACTCACTAAACCAACTATTGAATACATGAAAAAGAAATTTCAAGTAAAAACATTCGATGGCATGGGGGCTATTGAAGAAATCACTGAACGAATAAAAGCCAGCATGTAA
- the mltG gene encoding endolytic transglycosylase MltG, whose translation MIKKILWGILVFGLIGGVFGYYKYTRIISPNVPENLENNIVVIPTNFSFNDVVQLLHENNQIMDTVSFREVSEMMNYRKSIMRAGRYKITPSWSNRSLISHLRAGEQEVVNLVLTHGWLLSDVAGKASQSIEADSTDLINLFQNEDYITKFGYTSKTLMSLFIPNTYEFYWNTGEKVFFERMVKEHNRFWNTNDRLSKAKKLGLTTEEVYTLASIVEREISKDEEKKRVAGLYLNRIRIGMKLDADPTAKFATRDFKATRILYKHIRFNSPYNTYLHRGLPPGPISMASIKSIDAVLDSEKHNFYYMCVDPDNLGYHLFAETITEHNKNARKYHRWLDNIEKK comes from the coding sequence ATGATAAAAAAAATACTTTGGGGAATATTAGTTTTTGGTTTGATAGGAGGTGTCTTTGGCTACTATAAATACACAAGAATAATTTCTCCAAATGTTCCAGAAAATTTAGAAAATAATATTGTTGTCATTCCAACTAATTTCTCATTTAACGATGTAGTTCAACTTCTCCATGAAAATAACCAAATCATGGATACTGTATCATTTCGCGAAGTATCAGAAATGATGAACTACAGAAAAAGTATCATGAGAGCCGGTAGATACAAAATCACTCCATCTTGGAGTAACCGTTCATTAATTAGTCATCTTCGAGCAGGCGAACAAGAAGTTGTAAATTTAGTTTTAACTCACGGTTGGTTGTTGTCAGATGTCGCAGGTAAAGCTTCTCAATCTATCGAGGCAGATTCTACCGATTTGATTAACCTTTTTCAAAACGAGGATTATATAACCAAATTCGGATATACATCAAAGACCCTAATGAGTTTGTTTATTCCAAATACGTATGAGTTTTATTGGAACACAGGTGAAAAGGTTTTTTTTGAAAGAATGGTTAAAGAACACAATAGATTTTGGAATACCAATGACAGACTGTCAAAAGCTAAAAAATTAGGATTGACTACCGAAGAGGTTTACACTTTAGCTTCAATCGTGGAAAGAGAAATATCAAAAGATGAGGAAAAAAAACGAGTAGCAGGACTATATCTAAATCGAATTAGAATAGGTATGAAATTAGATGCAGACCCTACAGCGAAATTTGCAACTAGAGACTTTAAAGCGACAAGAATTTTATATAAACATATTCGTTTTAATTCTCCATATAATACTTATTTACACAGAGGACTTCCTCCTGGACCTATAAGTATGGCATCTATAAAGAGTATTGATGCTGTTTTAGATTCGGAGAAACATAATTTTTATTATATGTGTGTTGACCCAGATAATCTGGGATATCACCTTTTTGCAGAAACTATAACTGAGCACAATAAAAATGCCAGAAAGTATCATCGGTGGTTAGATAACATAGAGAAAAAATAA
- a CDS encoding DinB family protein, with protein MNQYRNNGAIGAILDEYEKALTELENIITDLSYEELIATVDNKTEDFDCKSIQTILTHVIRAGYCYIIEIRKSLGEQIDFVERRTLNTVEQYKMELKNMFNYNELFFKDYPNVNLEENDSEKKILVKWGQVYDIEQLFEHAIVHILRHRRQIERFKIQLRE; from the coding sequence ATGAATCAATATAGAAATAATGGTGCCATTGGAGCAATATTAGATGAATATGAAAAGGCTTTGACTGAACTTGAAAATATTATAACTGATTTAAGTTATGAGGAATTAATCGCCACCGTTGATAACAAAACGGAAGATTTTGATTGTAAGTCAATTCAAACGATTTTAACACACGTTATTAGAGCAGGATATTGTTACATCATCGAAATTAGAAAATCATTGGGTGAACAAATTGATTTTGTTGAACGAAGAACATTAAATACTGTTGAACAATACAAAATGGAATTGAAAAATATGTTCAACTACAACGAGCTATTTTTCAAAGATTACCCTAATGTTAATCTTGAGGAAAACGATTCCGAAAAGAAAATATTAGTGAAATGGGGACAAGTATATGATATTGAGCAATTATTTGAACACGCAATCGTACATATTTTAAGACATAGAAGACAAATTGAACGATTTAAAATACAACTTCGAGAATGA
- a CDS encoding RDD family protein, whose amino-acid sequence MKITNKKYKNLNLANEEERGENLIIDFIISSILGLAIAFLTFKNFTLVLLTYLLVRFIYYLVFEYLFGRTPGKYQTRTKVVNRIGEKPTLIRLAKRNLSRFISILSGISDDERALHDSFSNTFVVKDNELKKIELKQPMISIFYLSIMGYCIYYFGTKTELKKIDIIFLVVLIILFVYHLIIGIKRIITTAGKV is encoded by the coding sequence ATGAAAATCACGAATAAAAAATATAAAAATCTGAATTTAGCCAATGAGGAAGAACGTGGTGAAAATCTAATCATTGATTTTATCATTTCATCAATTCTCGGGCTTGCCATTGCTTTTCTAACTTTCAAAAATTTCACTCTTGTGCTTCTAACATATTTACTCGTGAGATTTATTTATTATTTAGTTTTTGAGTACTTATTTGGTAGAACACCGGGAAAATATCAAACCCGAACTAAAGTTGTAAATCGAATTGGAGAAAAACCGACTTTAATTAGGTTAGCTAAAAGAAACTTGAGCCGATTTATTAGTATTCTTTCAGGAATTAGTGATGATGAAAGAGCTTTGCACGATAGCTTTTCAAATACTTTTGTTGTAAAGGATAATGAATTAAAAAAAATTGAACTAAAGCAACCCATGATTTCGATATTTTATTTATCAATTATGGGCTATTGCATTTACTATTTTGGAACTAAAACTGAGTTAAAAAAAATTGATATTATTTTTTTAGTTGTTCTTATAATCTTATTTGTTTACCACCTAATAATTGGAATAAAAAGAATAATAACTACAGCAGGCAAAGTATAA
- a CDS encoding MarR family winged helix-turn-helix transcriptional regulator, whose amino-acid sequence MIYQINMKFDTPTSTVLYSIEETIKAYRKLSQCNIANVVPNITVDQALILIILESNDKSQSEVADIVFKDYASMTRIVKLMIDKDYLIKSIDQKDKRKVKLEISKNGKKVIEKLNSVIKKNRQIALDSVSEEELKQLYTILNKITKNCQTHIK is encoded by the coding sequence TTGATATATCAAATAAATATGAAATTCGATACACCAACAAGCACTGTACTTTACTCAATTGAGGAAACTATAAAAGCTTATCGTAAATTAAGTCAATGTAATATTGCTAATGTAGTTCCTAATATAACAGTAGATCAAGCATTGATTTTAATTATACTTGAAAGTAATGACAAGAGTCAATCTGAAGTCGCAGATATAGTATTCAAAGATTATGCATCTATGACTAGAATTGTAAAGTTAATGATTGATAAGGATTACTTAATAAAATCGATTGATCAAAAGGATAAACGAAAAGTGAAATTAGAAATCTCTAAAAATGGAAAAAAAGTTATAGAAAAATTAAATTCTGTAATTAAAAAAAACAGGCAAATAGCGCTCGATTCAGTTTCAGAAGAGGAATTAAAACAACTTTATACCATATTAAATAAAATTACTAAAAACTGTCAAACACATATTAAATGA
- a CDS encoding serine hydrolase yields the protein MKKIIFLLALVMILSCEKKRSTSSHNSKITEITNYLDSLKDFSGAVLIVKNDSILLQKAYGYAHMGHKIVNNVDTKFNQGSIGKSFTAVAILQLIQQNKLKLTDNVGAFIPEYPNKIVRDSVTIAYLLTHTSGLPHFFARETFLKSSKDLYRTMNDLNPLYENEPMESKPGEIFTYRNTNYVILGRIIEKISGLEYDEYLEKNIYALASMKNTGNFDLDHPIDNAAEGYTTSEVYPDKLKINIHTYPSKGNAAGGGYTTLNDLYHFAQAIQNNKLLNSEYTTLFTTPLSKNNHYGYGMQFPNPEEGTIFGHSGGHFGVGSEWRVYTKEGYTVILLTNKDTDKGFLDARFSIQKILSGTTPSIEKHFNTKAVFDEYYKNGFEVGVNKINSAENELDEYTFIVNGYNAISAKKLASAIEIFRLGIIAFPNSYNMYDSLGEAYLENGQMDLAVTNYKKSLELNPENENAKEKLIELSLNK from the coding sequence ATGAAAAAAATCATTTTTCTATTAGCTCTTGTAATGATATTGTCTTGTGAAAAGAAAAGGTCAACTTCAAGTCACAACAGTAAAATAACTGAAATAACAAACTATTTAGATTCCTTAAAAGATTTTAGCGGAGCTGTTTTAATTGTCAAAAATGATAGTATTTTGTTGCAAAAAGCATATGGTTATGCACACATGGGTCATAAAATTGTGAACAATGTAGATACAAAATTCAATCAAGGTTCAATTGGAAAATCGTTTACTGCTGTAGCTATTCTTCAGCTTATACAACAAAACAAATTAAAGCTAACGGATAACGTTGGGGCTTTCATACCCGAATATCCAAATAAAATAGTTAGAGACTCGGTTACCATTGCCTACCTTTTGACACACACAAGTGGATTGCCTCATTTTTTCGCAAGGGAAACCTTCCTTAAAAGCTCTAAAGATTTATATAGAACCATGAACGACCTAAATCCTCTTTATGAAAATGAACCCATGGAATCAAAACCAGGTGAAATATTTACCTATAGAAATACAAATTATGTGATACTTGGTAGAATTATAGAGAAAATTTCTGGGTTAGAATACGACGAATATTTAGAAAAGAATATTTATGCATTAGCATCAATGAAAAATACTGGAAACTTCGATTTAGACCACCCTATAGACAATGCTGCAGAAGGCTATACAACATCAGAAGTTTACCCAGACAAACTAAAAATTAATATCCATACATATCCTTCAAAAGGTAATGCTGCTGGAGGAGGCTACACGACGCTAAATGATTTATATCATTTCGCACAAGCCATACAAAATAACAAACTTCTTAATAGCGAATACACCACTCTTTTCACTACACCTCTTTCAAAAAACAATCATTACGGTTATGGAATGCAGTTTCCAAACCCAGAAGAAGGAACCATTTTTGGACATAGTGGAGGTCATTTTGGAGTGGGTTCGGAATGGCGAGTTTATACAAAAGAAGGTTATACCGTTATTTTACTTACAAATAAAGATACTGATAAAGGCTTTTTAGATGCTCGATTTTCTATACAAAAAATATTATCTGGCACCACTCCTTCAATAGAAAAGCATTTTAATACCAAAGCAGTATTTGACGAGTATTACAAAAATGGATTTGAAGTTGGAGTAAATAAAATTAACAGTGCCGAAAACGAATTGGATGAGTATACTTTTATTGTAAACGGCTATAATGCCATATCAGCTAAAAAGTTAGCGTCAGCCATAGAGATTTTTCGATTAGGTATTATTGCCTTTCCAAACTCTTACAATATGTACGATTCATTAGGTGAGGCCTACTTGGAAAATGGTCAAATGGATTTAGCAGTTACCAATTATAAAAAGAGTCTCGAATTAAATCCTGAAAATGAAAATGCAAAGGAAAAATTAATCGAACTTTCCTTAAACAAATAA
- a CDS encoding DUF6597 domain-containing transcriptional factor, with protein MTYQEKNTEGFISNFIKSFWKFETFEKQCNYEILPDGFFDLIFEIKNGQITKVSLTGVWTNQIQVTIPKNTKLIGVRFKLISAEYIFKQSIKELKNTKTELPTTFWGFQNFDFNNFEKVTDSIIEKLQYGLKNLKEIDNRKFELFKILYEQKGEISIKELSQRIFWSNRQINRYFNSKFGFSLKTFCNILKCYSSLKHISKGNLFPENDYYDQAHFIKQIKQITGTTPSNLHLNKNDRFLQLTTIKAT; from the coding sequence GTGACCTACCAAGAAAAAAATACAGAAGGATTTATTTCTAACTTCATAAAAAGCTTTTGGAAGTTTGAAACTTTTGAAAAACAATGCAACTATGAAATCCTTCCAGACGGATTTTTCGACTTGATATTTGAAATCAAAAATGGACAAATTACCAAAGTATCGCTAACTGGAGTTTGGACAAACCAAATTCAAGTAACGATTCCAAAAAACACAAAATTGATTGGCGTTCGCTTCAAACTGATTTCTGCCGAGTATATCTTCAAACAATCAATCAAAGAACTTAAAAACACAAAAACAGAATTACCAACGACTTTTTGGGGTTTTCAAAATTTTGACTTTAACAACTTTGAGAAAGTCACAGATTCGATAATCGAAAAATTACAATATGGACTCAAAAACCTAAAAGAAATAGATAACAGAAAATTTGAACTCTTCAAGATTCTCTACGAACAAAAAGGCGAGATTTCAATTAAGGAGCTTTCACAAAGGATTTTTTGGAGCAATCGACAAATCAATAGGTATTTTAACAGCAAATTTGGCTTCTCACTAAAAACATTTTGTAATATTTTAAAATGCTACTCTTCCTTAAAACACATTTCAAAAGGTAACCTTTTCCCCGAAAATGATTACTACGATCAAGCTCATTTTATCAAACAAATAAAGCAAATTACTGGAACGACTCCGAGCAATTTACATTTGAATAAAAACGACCGATTTTTACAATTGACCACCATTAAGGCAACTTAA
- a CDS encoding VOC family protein: MKVNKLTPNFEVKDIRKTVEFYQSVLGFTLVMAVPETQDGIEQSFADGKEYVYALVSKDNVEMMFQRTESFKRDVFFAKDLSISASVSFYMEIEGVDSFYEHIKSEGLNPTELKTAWYGMREFYLTDNNGYILGFAEKSAE, encoded by the coding sequence ATGAAAGTAAATAAATTAACGCCTAATTTTGAGGTGAAAGACATTAGAAAAACCGTAGAATTTTATCAATCAGTTTTAGGATTCACACTTGTAATGGCTGTTCCTGAAACACAAGATGGAATCGAACAATCATTTGCTGATGGTAAAGAATATGTTTACGCATTGGTTAGTAAGGACAATGTAGAAATGATGTTTCAACGAACCGAAAGCTTCAAAAGAGATGTATTTTTTGCTAAAGACCTTTCAATATCAGCGAGTGTTTCGTTCTATATGGAAATTGAAGGAGTTGACAGCTTTTATGAACATATTAAAAGTGAAGGACTGAATCCAACTGAACTGAAAACAGCTTGGTATGGAATGCGGGAATTTTACCTGACTGATAATAACGGCTACATCCTAGGATTTGCAGAAAAAAGTGCAGAATAA